From Streptomyces sp. NBC_01551:
GCCCCCCGGCCTTCCCGTCAGGTCCGCCGCACCCGCACACCCCGCCGACGACCCCGGTACGGGCGCGCCCGGCGGTGAGGGCGGCTCGGATTCCGCTGGCGGGGCGGCCGGCTACGCGCCGCTCGTCGCGCCCGGGTACGACACCGGGCCGCGGTACTCCGACCACATCACCCCCGGGCGGCCTCCGGAGCAGTCCGATGCGAAGGCCGCCGCGCGGGCCGGGGCCATCGCCGCCTACCGGGCCGGGGCGCAGGCCGCCGCCGCGCGCAAGGCGGAGGCGCGGCCCGAGGGGTCGAACCTGCCCGAGGGGTACGCGTACCCCTACGGCGGCCCGGAAGCGAACGCGGCCGCGCCCTGGCCGGGGGTCACCCGGCGCGACCAGCCGCTCCCCGAGCAGGAGCAGGAGCAGGAGCAAGAGCAGGAGCAGGAGCAGGAGCCGGAAGCGCCCACCCGGCCCGCGCTGCCCGCGCAGCTCGCCCTCCCGCAGGGCTACCGCCAGGCCGAGACCGCCGAACAGCCGCGTGCGGACGCCCCCGAAGACGACTGGGCCGGCCCCCGTGCCGGGGCCGGGGCGTACCCCGCCGGGGCCGCAGTGGCGCCGGGGCGGGGCTACGGCGGGGACGGCGGGCCGCGGAGCGGGCTTGACGCCGAGCGGGCCCGGCAGACGCGGATGGCGGTCGTCGGGGCCGTTACCGAGCGGTGGGCGCCCGAGCAGGCGCGGTCCGTGCAGGGGCCCTGGCAGCTGGCCGCGCCCGTCGGGCCCGCCACCGACCTGTGGGCGCTCGGCGCGCTGCTGTACCGCGCCGTCCAGGGGCACGCCCCGTACCCCGAGGACAGCGCCGCCGAGCTGGTCGAGATGCTCTGCGCCGAGGCCCCCGCGTTCGCCGAGGAGTGCGGCCCGCTGCGCCCCGTCGTGGAGTCGCTGCTGCGTCAGGACCCCACCGAGCGCCCCGACTTCGAGGAGCTGCGCGGCTGGCTGCGCTCGCTCGTACGGTCCGCCCCCGAGCCGGACGGGGGTTTCGGCGCGCTCCCGATGCCGGAACCCGACCCCGCGAAGCTGCCCGTCGTACGCAGGCGCGGCGACCTCCACGGGCGCCACCGCAACCCCGCCGCGCCCCGCAGGTCCCGCTCCCTCGGGCGGATCCTGCTCGTCGGCGTCCTGGCCCTGCTCGCCGCGGCGGTGGCGTACGCGATGGTGTTCATGCCCCGCTCCGGCGAGACCGGGCAGTCGCCGCAGAACGCGGGCAAGCCCGTCCCCCAGCAGTCCCAGCCCCGGTCCCCCGAACCCACGAAGCCGCAGCCCCAGCCCCAGCAGAGCAGCGGCGCGCCGCAGTC
This genomic window contains:
- a CDS encoding serine/threonine protein kinase yields the protein MEDYAGRILADRYRLPLPPSDEYELIETRAFDTRSGQEVLVRQVPLPEVVDAELLDGRGAGPAVAGRGPVGELPAVRRAIAAAQAAASVPDHPRLDQVFDVFAEGGSLWIVSELVPARPLAALIADEPLNPYRAAEVAADVLTALRVLHAHGWTHRNITVRTVLICDDGRVVLTGLAAGAAEEALCGYDPVPPPDGSTTDPESDSRWGAPAPAAPAADPSWGTPPPGLPVRSAAPAHPADDPGTGAPGGEGGSDSAGGAAGYAPLVAPGYDTGPRYSDHITPGRPPEQSDAKAAARAGAIAAYRAGAQAAAARKAEARPEGSNLPEGYAYPYGGPEANAAAPWPGVTRRDQPLPEQEQEQEQEQEQEQEPEAPTRPALPAQLALPQGYRQAETAEQPRADAPEDDWAGPRAGAGAYPAGAAVAPGRGYGGDGGPRSGLDAERARQTRMAVVGAVTERWAPEQARSVQGPWQLAAPVGPATDLWALGALLYRAVQGHAPYPEDSAAELVEMLCAEAPAFAEECGPLRPVVESLLRQDPTERPDFEELRGWLRSLVRSAPEPDGGFGALPMPEPDPAKLPVVRRRGDLHGRHRNPAAPRRSRSLGRILLVGVLALLAAAVAYAMVFMPRSGETGQSPQNAGKPVPQQSQPRSPEPTKPQPQPQQSSGAPQSKPAQQTAPEGYTIQQDPEHFEIATPNGWERHGINEAGQVRYTEGAFTLIVVPGRDKVQGNPDPATYQKDKEPELNAYRNSTWTTSGDVKSTTVGQQLRVTGRYTWHDANGRSVFARNFVVALGNGYHVVMVTGPEDEQDKVTEVFEKATGSYKSGG